Proteins found in one Miscanthus floridulus cultivar M001 chromosome 4, ASM1932011v1, whole genome shotgun sequence genomic segment:
- the LOC136550491 gene encoding uncharacterized protein: MPSASGQVAVASASAAAKAAPSVAVGISPDLYPTEDDLPYEEEILREPFKLKGWWRYLVARAAAPFAKRAVIYERALKALPGSYKLWHAYLRDRLDHARPYPIDHPAYSSLNNTFERALATMHKMPRVWVLYLTSLLDQRLLTRARRSFDRALRALPVTQHDRIWPLYLRLASLPACPVETSLRVFRRYLQFDPSHAEDFINFLISANHWQEAANRLASVLNDDGFRSVKGKTRHQLWLELCEILTKHADEVAGLKVDAILRGGIRKFTDEVGKLWTSLADYYVRRGLFEKARDVFEEGISSVVTVKEFSVVFEAYTQFEQSMLAAKLEAAEEEGAEDENEGGGRKSGMDKLSRKFLDEFWLNDEDDTDLRMARFERLLDRRPELLSSVLLRQNPHNVEEWHRRVKLFEKDPARQVATYVEAVKTVDPMKAVGKPHTLWVAFAKMYEKHNRLDSAEDIFKRATQVNYKAVDHLASIWCEWAEMELRHNNFDKAIELMRQATAEPSVEVKRRAAADGDEPVQMKVHKSLKMWSFYVDLEESLGTLDSTRAVYERILDLRIATPQIILNYAYLLEEHNYFEDAFKVYERGVKIFKYPHVKAIWVTYLTKFVQRYKRSKLERARELFHEAVQQAPPEEKKPLYLQWAKLEEDYGLAKRAMNVYDEAVRAVPNSEKMAMYEIYIARAAELFGVPRTRQIYEQAIESGLPDRDVLTMCMKFAELERSLGEIDRSRAIYVHASNYADPNNPDFWKKWNDFEIQHGNEDTFREMLRIKRTVAASRSQTHFILPEYLMQRDQRLNLDEAVDTLKRAGVPEDEMAALERQLAPVPSTAPAAAPSTAPASANRMMNFVSAGVEAQAESSRQQAGNNEDIELPDESDDEEPDVQIAEKSVPAAVFGELGKRAAENNEESSGAQGNEQLGALERIKRRRQ; the protein is encoded by the exons ATGCCGTCAGCGTCGGGTCAGGTGGCCGTGGCGTCGGCTTCGGCGGCGGCGAAGGCCGCGCCGTCTGTGGCCGTCGGGATCTCGCCGGACCTGTACCCGACGGAGGACGACCTGCcctacgaggaggagatcctgcGGGAGCCCTTCAAACTCAAGGGGTGGTGGCGCTACCTCGtggcccgcgccgccgcgccgttCGCCAAGCGCGCCGTCATCTACGAGCGCGCCCTGAAGGCGCTCCCGGGGAGCTACAAGCTCTGGCACGCCTACCTCCGCGACCGCCTCGACCACGCGCGCCCGTACCCCATCGACCACCCGGCCTACTCCTCCCTCAACAACACCTTCGAGCGGGCGCTGGCCACCATGCACAAGATGCCGCGCGTCTGGGTCCTCTACCTCACCTCGCTGCTCGACCAGCGCCTGCTCACGCGCGCACGCCGCTCTTTCGACCGCGCCCTGCGGGCGCTCCCCGTCACGCAGCACGACCGCATCTGGCCGCTGTacctccgcctcgcctcgctccCGGCCTGCCCCGTCGAGACGTCGCTCCGAGTCTTCCGCCGATACCTCCAATTCGACCCCTCCCACGCCGAGGACTTCATCAACTTCCTTATATCCGCCAACCACTGGCAGGAGGCCGCCAACCGTCTAGCTTCAGTGCTCAACGACGACGGGTTCCGCTCCGTCAAGGGGAAAACAAGGCACCAGCTCTGGCTCGAGCTCTGCGAGATCCTCACCAAGCATGCTGATGAGGTTGCTGGCCTCAAGGTGGACGCCATCCTGCGTGGCGGGATACGCAAGTTCACCGATGAGGTCGGCAAGCTTTGGACCTCACTGGCTGATTACTATGTCAGGAGAGGCCTTTTCGAAAAAGCTAGGGATGTATTTGAGGAGGGCATTTCTTCAGTGGTTACCGTCAAGGAGTTCAGCGTGGTGTTTGAGGCATATACACAGTTTGAGCAGAGTATGCTTGCGGCAAAGCTGGAGGCTGCTGAGGAAGAAGGGGCTGAGGATGAGAACGAGGGAGGTGGCAGGAAGAGTGGGATGGATAAGTTATCAAGGAAATTCCTcgatgaattctggttgaacgATGAGGATGATACTGATTTGAGGATGGCAAGGTTTGAGCGGCTGTTGGATCGCAGACCAGAGCTTCTTAGCAGTGTGCTGTTGCGACAGAATCCACACAATGTGGAGGAGTGGCACAG GAGGGTGAAACTCTTTGAAAAGGATCCTGCGAGGCAAGTAGCGACATATGTTGAGGCCGTGAAAACTGTAGACCCAATGAAGGCAGTTGGGAAGCCCCATACTTTGTGGGTGGCATTTGCAAAGATGTATGAGAAACACAATCGTCTAGATAGTGCTGAAGATATTTTCAAACGGGCTACTCAAGTGAATTATAAGGCAGTTGACCACTTAGCCAGTATCTGGTGTGAGTGGGCAGAGATGGAGCTGCGCCACAACAATTTTGACAAGGCTATTGAGCTGATGAGGCAAGCAACGGCAGAGCCCTCTGTTGAGGTTAAGAGGCGGG CTGCTGCTGACGGGGACGAGCCTGTCCAAATGAAAGTGCACAAATCTTTGAAAATGTGGAGCTTTTATGTTGATCTGGAGGAGAGCCTTGGAACCTTAGACTCTACCCGTGCAGTTTATGAGAGAATATTGGATTTACGAATTGCCACTCCACAGATAATTCTCAATTATGCATATCTTCTTGAG GAGCACAATTATTTCGAAGATGCATTTAAAGTGTATGAAAGGGGCGTGAAAATATTCAAGTATCCCCACGTTAAGGCCATTTGGGTGACCTACCTTACAAAGTTTGTACAGAGATACAAGAGAAGCAAGTTAGAACGAGCAAGAGAGCTTTTCCATGAAGCTGTCCAACAG GCTCCTCCAGAGGAAAAGAAGCCCCTATATTTACAATGGGCAAAACTGGAGGAAGACTATGGTCTTGCCAAACGTGCTATGAATGTATATGATGAAGCTGTAAGAGCTGTTCCTAACAGTGAAAAAATGGCTATGTATGAAATCTATATAGCACGTGCTGCCGAACTCTTCGGTGTTCCAAGGACAAGACAAATATATGAG CAAGCAATTGAATCTGGCCTCCCAGACAGAGATGTTCTGACAATGTGCATGAAATTCGCTGAGTTAGAGAGAAGCCTTGGGGAAATTGATCGTTCGCGTGCCATCTATGTGCATGCATCCAACTATGCTGATCCAAACAATCCTGACTTTTGGAAGAAGTGGAATGATTTTGAGATTCAGCACGGTAACGAAGACACATTCAGAGAGATGCTTCGTATCAAACGTACAGTGGCTGCTAGCCGCAGTCAG ACACATTTCATACTACCGGAGTACTTGATGCAGAGGGATCAGAGGTTAAACCTGGACGAAGCAGTTGACACTCTGAAGCGTGCTGGCGTCCCTGAAGATGAGATGGCAGCCTTGGAAAGGCAACTGGCTCCCGTACCATCCACTGCACCAGCAGCAGCACCAAGCACTGCCCCAGCCTCTGCTAACAGGATGATGAACTTTGTCAGTGCTGGAGTAGAGGCGCAGGCCGAGAGCAGCAGGCAACAGGCTGGTAACAATGAGGACATTGAGCTGCCCGACGAGAGTGACGACGAGGAACCCGATGTCCAAATTGCAGAGAAGAGTGTTCCTGCTGCGGTATTTGGTGAGCTTGGCAAGAGAGCTGCCGAGAACAATGAGGAAAGCTCAGGTGCCCAAGGGAATGAGCAGCTGGGCGCCCTCGAAAGGATAAAGAGACGGCGCCAATAG